From Musa acuminata AAA Group cultivar baxijiao chromosome BXJ3-8, Cavendish_Baxijiao_AAA, whole genome shotgun sequence, one genomic window encodes:
- the LOC135645568 gene encoding phosphatidylglycerophosphate phosphatase PTPMT2-like: MRITELEDGGSDDSCDSVVREIVPAKAKRAIVGAGARILFYPTLLYNVFRNKIQAEFRWWDEIDEFLLLGAVPFPKDVPQLHQLGVQGVVTLNEPYETLVPSSLYQTHGIDHLVIPTRDYLYAPSFVDICRAVDFIHRNASSGRTTYVHCKAGRGRSTTIVLCYLVKYKHMTPAAALEYVRSRRSRVLLAPSQWRAVEDFSKMVKSSTLLFPAGDAVLITEADLEGYDTGMVASKELSIITSCRFGRAMPVVARLSCLLSALRSTGGCPTVTSQLPQIRAC, encoded by the exons ATGAGGATCACGGAGTTGGAGGACGGAGGATCCGATGATTCTTGCGATTCCGTCGTGCGGGAGATCGTGCCGGCCAAGGCGAAGAGGGCTATTGTCGGGGCGGGAGCACGGATTTTATTCTATCCGACTCTTCTGTACAATGTTTTTCGAAACAAGATCCAGGCTGAATTCCGCTGGTGGGACGAAATAGACGAG TTTCTTTTGCTTGGGGCTGTTCCATTTCCTAAAGATGTTCCACAGTTGCATCAGCTTGGAGTTCAGGGTGTTGTTACATTGAATGAACCGTATGAGACTTTGGTTCCATCATCCTTATATCAG ACACATGGAATTGATCACTTGGTGATTCCTACAAGAGACTACCTTTATGCCCCTTCCTTTGTGGATATATGTCGAGCTGTTGATTTCATACACA GAAATGCATCTTCTGGGAGGACCACTTATGTTCATTGTAAAGCTGGAAGGGGTCGTAGCACCACCATTGTCTTGTGCTATCTG GTTAAATACAAGCATATGACGCCTGCAGCTGCCCTGGAATATGTTAGATCAAGAAGATCAAGGGTGCTACTGGCTCCTTCACAATGGCGG GCGGTCGAGGACTTCAGCAAGATGGTTAAAAGCAGCACGCTTTTGTTTCCTGCAGGAGATGCTGTACTGATAACAGAGGCAGATTTAGAAGGTTATGACACGGGTATGGTTGCTTCAAAGGAACTGAGCATCATTACATCATGCAGATTTGGGCGGGCCATGCCAGTGGTAGCAAGGCTCTCTTGTCTCTTGTCTGCTTTGAGGTCTACTGGTGGCTGTCCAACAGTTACTTCTCAACTGCCACAAATAAGAGCTTGCTAG
- the LOC135644905 gene encoding acid phosphatase 1-like encodes MGLFRSLLLLLLLALSAVASAAPFHSLLRAVPEDPAPGRSTDGEGVADRLFCDSWRLSVETNDAGYWRTIPQKCLKFVEDYVNGDRYASDFDVISSESLSFAETVPIAGDGKDVWIFDIDETLLSNVPYYAINGYGSVVFNETSFDEWVDLARAPALPASLRLYEELIGLGFQMVLLTGRSENQRNSTENNLLYAGYHSWITLILRQTSDLGKPALVYKSERRADLEAQGFRIHGSSGDQWSDLLGLPLAKRSFKLPNPMYYVD; translated from the exons ATGGGGCTCTTCCGatcgcttctcctcctcctcctcctcgccctctccGCTGTCGCCTCCGCCGCTCCCTTCCACTCCCTCCTCCGCGCCGTCCCCGAAGACCCCGCCCCCGGCCGCTCCACCGACGGCGAAGGAGTCGCCGATCGCCTTTTCTGCGATAGCTGGAGGCTGTCGGTGGAGACCAACGACGCCGGGTATTGGCGGACTATCCCTCAGAAATGCCTCAAATTCGTAGAGGACTACGTGAACGGGGATCGCTACGCGTCGGATTTCGACGTGATCTCCAGCGAGTCACTGTCCTTCGCCGAGACTGTCCCGATCGCCGGCGATGGGAAGGACGTCTGGATCTTTGACATCGACGAGACGCTGCTTTCCAACGTCCCGTATTACGCAATCAACGGATACGG ATCTGTGGTTTTCAATGAAACTTCATTTGATGAATGGGTGGACTTGGCGAGGGCACCAGCTTTACCAGCAAGTCTAAGGTTGTACGAGGAGCTTATTGGGCTTGGATTTCAGATGGTACTTCTGACCGGTCGAAGCGAGAACCAAAGAAATTCCACTGAGAATAATCTACTGTATGCTGGTTATCATTCCTGGATAACACTTATTTTGAG GCAAACCTCTGACCTTGGAAAGCCTGCGCTGGTATATAAATCAGAAAGGCGGGCGGACTTGGAAGCGCAAGGATTCAGGATCCATGGCAGCTCGGGGGATCAGTGGAGTGATTTGTTGGGTTTGCCGTTAGCCAAGAGATCCTTCAAACTCCCTAATCCCATGTACTACGTCGATTGA
- the LOC135645012 gene encoding myb-related protein Zm38-like — protein MPTLSSFSYHPLTDQTRSEQPLFANLFTTRLLFPAGGELGSASLSVLVAGEVMGRTPCCDRAQVKRGPWSPEEDMVLKKYIEGHGTGGNWIALPQKAGLKRCGKSCRLRWLNYLRPDIKHGGFTEEEDDIICGLYNNIGSRWSVIASQLPGRTDNDIKNYWNTKLKKRRTMAMVAAQAPSSNNTTSIDTIVDRINDFPRPPPPSTSPVVIPIVKDETYTCDDFLKPLVPSPPASATTDTGLGFGRYDSPPVVAGLAGPPRVQLNASDASSLVTVDDGSLYSDWWTNGSGDTDEFFLEFGGEVPMEFLTSSSDASFFDTETRSQVT, from the exons ATGCCTACCTTGTCTTCATTTAGTTACCATCCTCTCACAGACCAGACCAGATCAGAGCAGCCGCTGTTTGCTAATCTCTTCACCACTCGTCTTCTGTTTCCGGCCGGAGGCGAGCTTGGGTCTGCTTCTCTGTCGGTTCTGGTGGCAGGTGAGGTGATGGGCAGAACTCCGTGCTGCGACAGGGCGCAGGTGAAGAGAGGGCCATGGTCTCCGGAGGAGGACATGGTTCTCAAGAAGTATATAGAGGGTCATGGAACTGGTGGAAACTGGATTGCCTTGCCCCAGAAAGCAG GTCTCAAACGTTGCGGCAAAAGCTGCCGCTTGAGGTGGCTCAATTACCTCAGGCCCGACATCAAGCACGGAGGTTTCACCGAGGAAGAGGACGACATCATTTGCGGTCTCTACAACAACATCGGAAGCAG GTGGTCCGTTATAGCTTCGCAGTTGCCGGGCAGAACCGATAACgatatcaagaactactggaacactaAGCTGAAGAAGAGGAGGACGATGGCGATGGTGGCAGCTCAAGCACCCAGCTCAAACAACACCACCTCCATCGACACCATCGTCGACCGAATCAATGACTTTCCTAGACCGCCACCGCCATCGACATCTCCTGTAGTCATCCCAATCGTAAAGGACGAAACATACACCTGCGATGACTTTCTGAAACCTTTAGTCCCAAGTCCTCCAGCGTCAGCAACGACCGACACTGGACTTGGCTTCGGTCGCTACGATTCTCCTCCGGTGGTCGCAGGACTCGCTGGCCCCCCCAGGGTTCAGCTAAATGCGTCCGACGCTTCCTCTCTGGTTACCGTGGACGACGGCAGCCTCTATTCCGACTGGTGGACTAATGGATCGGGTGATACCGATGAGTTCTTCCTGGAGTTTGGTGGCGAGGTCCCCATGGAATTCTTGACTAGTTCCTCTGACGCCTCATTCTTCGATACCGAAACCAGATCGCAGGTCACGTAG
- the LOC103996224 gene encoding zinc finger CCCH domain-containing protein 2: protein MMMIGRGVTLHNPTVHVPPWSSFDDPMAGDGLPDEATLAALQLYLRREEEAGEDNARLVDAYASDEFRMYEFKVRRCARGRAHDWTECPFAHPAEKARRRDPRKHRYSGSPCPDFRKASGCKRGDVCDLAHGVFECWLHPDRYRTQPCKDGTACRRRVCFFAHTPDQLRVVPPHHQQSSPTAAAAGVDSYDGLPLHQQSFMQPYLPKNLVSSPTSVRISPPNSPPTESPPISPNGAQLGSWHAGSSVNEIVASLRQLQLSRAKSAPSSWGLQVGSGGFASPSAFAGFNAGFCSLPSTPTASTMICGDARWLEEVEPAERVESGRALRAKMFERLSKENIFEKAEAAPDVGWVSELLQ, encoded by the coding sequence atgatgatgatcgGGCGAGGTGTCACCCTTCACAATCCGACGGTCCACGTGCCACCCTGGTCCTCTTTCGATGATCCGATGGCCGGCGACGGCCTCCCCGACGAGGCCACGCTCGCGGCGCTGCAGCTCTACCTCCGCCGCGAGGAGGAGGCGGGGGAGGACAACGCACGGTTGGTGGACGCGTACGCATCGGACGAGTTCAGGATGTACGAGTTCAAGGTGCGGCGGTGCGCCCGGGGGCGCGCCCACGACTGGACCGAGTGCCCCTTCGCTCACCCGGCGGAGAAAGCCCGCCGTCGCGACCCTCGGAAGCACCGATACTCCGGCTCCCCCTGTCCGGACTTCCGCAAGGCCAGTGGGTGCAAGCGCGGCGACGTATGCGATCTTGCCCACGGGGTGTTCGAGTGCTGGCTCCACCCCGATCGCTACCGCACCCAGCCCTGCAAAGACGGAACCGCCTGCCGCCGCCGCGTTTGCTTCTTCGCCCATACCCCCGATCAGCTCCGTGTGGTGCCTCCACACCATCAGCAGAGCTCGCCGACGGCAGCAGCCGCTGGCGTCGACTCCTACGACGGGTTGCCTCTTCACCAGCAGTCGTTCATGCAGCCTTATCTTCCCAAGAATCTTGTCTCCTCGCCAACGTCGGTGCGGATCTCGCCGCCCAACTCCCCGCCGACGGAGTCGCCGCCGATATCACCCAACGGCGCGCAGCTGGGTTCATGGCATGCTGGCTCGTCGGTGAACGAGATCGTGGCGTCGCTGAGGCAGTTACAGCTCAGCAGGGCCAAGTCGGCGCCAAGCTCCTGGGGGTTGCAGGTGGGTAGCGGTGGGTTTGCCTCGCCAAGCGCGTTTGCAGGATTTAATGCTGGCTTCTGCAGCCTGCCATCGACTCCGACGGCTAGTACGATGATATGTGGCGATGCCAGGTGGCTGGAGGAAGTGGAGCCGGCGGAGAGGGTGGAGTCCGGGAGGGCTCTGAGGGCGAAGATGTTCGAGAGGCTGAGTAAAGAGAACATTTTTGAGAAGGCAGAGGCCGCGCCGGACGTCGGGTGGGTGTCAGAGTTGCTGCAGTAG
- the LOC103996507 gene encoding probable F-box protein At4g22030, whose protein sequence is MAALQIQILQPFSSSSSHRRFHASLYPSSNFRAKSVYHQKLSKKITVEGFILRREHTAATEAPTQTVPGNEDKDFVVSELLAIAEAVADRANMHAIIGAQRDNWNHLLTNSINSITLIGSLLAGISSIPVGEATPQLLPLKVASVLLFSTATGMMLVVNKVQPSQLAEEQRKATWMWKQLERSIQDTLALRAPTELDVMDAMNKVLALEKAYPLPLLPGMLEKFPKKVDPACWWPKLRQRRPGTHQRRTINGVERNGWSKEVEEEMRGLLKVLKLKDEEQYVRLGKVVLNINKTLAAAGPIFAGLATIGSGLLGVSALGPLPALLAVAGGSLATVANTLEHAGQVGMVFELFRNNAGFYRWLQEEIESNLGEEDLEKRENGELFKLKLALQLGRSLSEFGDFVPYAAACKDEDIKEFAGKLF, encoded by the coding sequence ATGGCAGCTCTCCAAATCCAGATCTTGCAGCcattttcatcatcatcatctcatcGAAGATTTCACGCGAGCCTGTATCCCTCCTCCAATTTCAGAGCGAAAAGCGTCTACCATCAAAAGCTGTCAAAGAAGATCACGGTTGAGGGCTTCATCCTGAGACGAGAGCACACTGCCGCCACGGAGGCACCGACACAAACCGTGCCAGGTAACGAGGACAAGGATTTTGTGGTCAGCGAGCTTCTTGCCATAGCCGAGGCGGTTGCTGATAGAGCCAACATGCATGCCATCATCGGAGCACAGAGAGACAATTGGAATCACCTCCTTACGAACTCCATCAACTCTATCACTCTCATCGGATCGCTCTTGGCAGGAATCTCATCGATACCGGTAGGAGAAGCAACACCGCAGCTACTACCGCTCAAGGTAGCGTCCGTGCTCTTATTCAGCACCGCGACCGGAATGATGCTGGTCGTCAACAAGGTTCAGCCTTCCCAGCTAGCTGAAGAACAAAGAAAAGCAACGTGGATGTGGAAGCAACTGGAGCGATCGATCCAAGACACTCTCGCACTGCGAGCTCCAACCGAGTTGGATGTCATGGACGCCATGAACAAGGTGCTCGCTCTCGAGAAGGCTTATCCCCTGCCTTTGCTCCCTGGAATGCTCGAGAAGTTCCCGAAGAAGGTTGATCCTGCTTGTTGGTGGCCTAAACTACGACAAAGGCGACCAGGAACACATCAGAGGCGTACGATTAATGGCGTAGAAAGGAATGGTTGGAGCAAAGAAGTGGAAGAAGAGATGAGGGGTCTTCTCAAAGTTCTAAAGCTGAAAGATGAGGAACAATATGTGAGACTGGGGAAGGTGGTCTTGAACATCAACAAGACGTTAGCTGCAGCGGGACCTATATTCGCTGGCCTAGCTACCATCGGATCTGGTTTATTAGGTGTTTCGGCGCTGGGGCCACTGCCAGCATTGCTTGCGGTGGCCGGAGGGTCGTTGGCGACCGTGGCGAACACCTTGGAGCATGCGGGGCAGGTAGGGATGGTGTTCGAGCTGTTCCGGAACAATGCCGGCTTCTACAGGTGGCTGCAAGAGGAAATCGAATCCAATTTGGGGGAGGAAGATTTGGAGAAGAGGGAGAATGGGGAGTTATTCAAGTTGAAGCTGGCTTTGCAACTCGGAAGGAGCCTCTCGGAGTTCGGAGACTTTGTGCCCTATGCTGCTGCTTGTAAAGATGAAGATATCAAGGAGTTTGCCGGGAAGCTGTTCTAA
- the LOC135644370 gene encoding peroxisomal membrane protein PMP22-like, translated as MGAVVKKGWERYMLQLQLHPLRTKAITTGVLAGISDSVAQKLSGIPRLQLRRLLLKVLFGFAYGGPFGHFLHKLLEIIFKGKKDSKTVAKKVLLEQMTSSPWNNFLFLIYYGLIVERRPWPQVKDKVKKDYPSVQLTSWMFWPAVGWVNHRYMPLQFRVIFHSFVACCWGIFLNLRARTKALPK; from the exons ATGGGCGCAGTAGTGAAGAAGGGATGGGAGCGGTACATGCTTCAACTCCAACTGCACCCTCTGAGAACCAAA GCGATCACGACCGGCGTTTTGGCAGGGATCAGTGATTCGGTGGCGCAGAAGCTTTCGGGCATCCCCAGGCTGCAGCTGAGGCGGCTCCTCCTCAAAGTG CTCTTTGGCTTTGCCTATGGTGGACCTTTTGGGCACTTCTTGCACAAGCTGTTGGAGATCATTTTCAAGGGAAAGAAAGATTCCAAAACGGTAGCTAAGAAG GTGCTATTGGAACAGATGACATCTTCTCCTTGgaacaattttcttttcttgatatattatggCTTGATTGTTGAGA GAAGGCCTTGGCCACAGGTCAAGGACAAAGTTAAAAAGGATTACCCCTCAGTGCAGTTGACTTCATGGATG TTCTGGCCAGCAGTAGGGTGGGTAAATCATCGGTATATGCCGCTACAGTTCCGTGTTATATTCCATAGCTTTGTGGCATGTTGCTG GGGAATATTTTTGAACCTTAGAGCGAGGACTAAGGCGTTGCCTAAATGA